A genome region from Anaerolineae bacterium includes the following:
- a CDS encoding M50 family metallopeptidase, producing the protein MEEVNVFAPLNMEAVVVLAAAIVAGIVLAFTLFAPFDRLFTTIHELGHVFAAILTGGEVKGFEVHFRSKGSQKGVTNFEKGDPHYIIPAGYMATAIFTTGLTLVSGLPYLAPYAVSFLGILLIFSVLRHGRSLSTAIIGLALGTGFIWVAWNSALIWSVFLLYLLAVIGIVVAIRDSRTITHLARFDPAGIHDAAQMAKLTGRSAKFWAAAWSITTFLMIAVALWFTWLRHLSA; encoded by the coding sequence ATGGAGGAGGTTAACGTCTTTGCCCCACTCAATATGGAGGCAGTCGTCGTTCTGGCGGCGGCCATTGTGGCCGGGATAGTGCTGGCCTTTACTTTATTCGCTCCCTTTGATCGCCTTTTTACCACCATTCATGAGTTAGGTCATGTTTTTGCCGCTATACTCACCGGGGGTGAAGTGAAGGGCTTTGAAGTCCACTTTAGAAGCAAAGGCAGCCAGAAAGGGGTAACAAATTTTGAGAAGGGAGACCCTCATTATATCATTCCGGCAGGGTATATGGCCACCGCAATTTTCACCACAGGATTGACCTTGGTGAGTGGCTTGCCGTACCTTGCGCCTTACGCTGTGAGTTTTTTAGGTATTTTGTTGATTTTTAGCGTTTTGCGTCATGGCCGATCTCTATCAACGGCAATTATCGGGCTGGCCTTGGGCACCGGATTCATTTGGGTGGCCTGGAATAGTGCATTGATCTGGTCAGTCTTTTTACTTTACTTACTCGCTGTCATAGGCATAGTGGTAGCTATTCGTGACTCGCGGACAATAACCCACCTGGCCCGCTTTGATCCCGCAGGTATCCACGATGCCGCTCAAATGGCCAAACTCACCGGCCGGTCGGCAAAATTTTGGGCTGCCGCCTGGTCCATCACAACGTTTTTGATGATAGCCGTAGCTCTCTGGTTTACCTGGCTGCGTCATTTATCCGCGTGA
- a CDS encoding GNAT family N-acetyltransferase: protein MIKGDKINLRVIQEKDLDILFNFWSDIENRGDYFPVFLTAQPAFKKDFAEHGFWSENFGRLVIVNKKDKILGSIWYFKSVPYFDGLEIGYILFDRASRNKGCMTEALSLLVKFLFETKKINRLQLSVVVGNPASKKVAQKCGFKSEGIARQAIFLKGRNLDIEWFSLLREERMGQEDNSRG, encoded by the coding sequence ATGATTAAAGGCGACAAAATCAACTTACGCGTGATTCAAGAGAAAGATTTGGACATTTTGTTCAATTTTTGGTCGGATATCGAGAACAGGGGGGATTATTTTCCGGTTTTCCTGACGGCTCAACCGGCCTTCAAAAAGGATTTTGCCGAACATGGCTTTTGGAGTGAGAATTTTGGCCGGTTGGTGATTGTCAATAAAAAGGACAAAATATTGGGTAGCATTTGGTATTTCAAATCCGTGCCGTATTTTGACGGGCTTGAAATTGGCTACATCCTTTTTGACCGGGCCAGTCGAAACAAAGGATGCATGACCGAAGCGTTGTCGTTGTTGGTCAAGTTTTTGTTTGAAACCAAAAAGATCAACCGGCTGCAATTGAGCGTGGTGGTGGGCAATCCGGCTTCAAAAAAAGTGGCCCAAAAATGCGGCTTCAAGAGCGAAGGGATTGCCAGGCAAGCAATATTCTTAAAAGGCCGGAATCTTGATATTGAATGGTTTTCGCTGTTGAGAGAAGAGAGGATGGGCCAGGAGGACAATTCACGCGGATAA
- a CDS encoding glycerate kinase: protein MRAALQAVDPAQAVRRCLHLTENNLIVSDPHGPEQTYHLADFDRVLVVGGGKAGAPMAAAAAEVLGDYLSGGVVLVKHKHTLADPTATGLIEIIEAGHPLPDQAGVRGAQKIIDLLHSATARHLVLCLISGGGSALLTAPVAGVSLADLQALTQILLACGAPIHQINTVRKHLSRLKGGQLARWAAPATVVSLILSDVVGDPLDVIASGPTVPDPTTFADAWTVLTRYRVENDIPAAIGRHLTAGLSGQLADTPKPGAPVFDRVQNIIVGSNRLAARAAADTAEKLGFDLVLLTTFSEGEAREVGRVVAGLAKGLARGETMHPAGRPIAKPACLILGGETTVTLRGNGQGGRNQEMALAAALALTGWDNVLIACLATDGTDGPTDAAGAFADGTTVARAAALGLDAADFLARNDAYHFFEPLGDLIMTGPTRTNVNDLTLILVGRKENSNESDDFERIGQPGRKQLAP from the coding sequence ATGCGGGCCGCCCTGCAAGCCGTTGACCCGGCTCAAGCCGTTCGCCGGTGCCTGCATCTCACCGAAAACAACCTGATCGTTTCAGACCCCCACGGCCCTGAACAAACTTACCATCTGGCCGACTTCGACCGGGTATTGGTTGTGGGCGGGGGCAAAGCCGGGGCGCCAATGGCCGCTGCGGCGGCAGAGGTTTTGGGCGACTACCTATCCGGCGGCGTGGTGCTGGTCAAACATAAACACACCCTGGCCGACCCCACCGCTACCGGCCTCATCGAAATTATCGAGGCCGGCCATCCCCTGCCCGACCAGGCCGGTGTGCGTGGGGCGCAAAAGATCATTGATTTGCTGCACAGCGCCACCGCCCGTCACCTGGTGCTGTGTCTTATCTCCGGTGGCGGTTCGGCGCTGCTGACCGCGCCGGTAGCGGGTGTTTCTTTGGCCGATTTGCAGGCGCTGACCCAAATTCTGCTGGCCTGCGGCGCCCCTATCCATCAAATCAACACCGTGCGCAAGCACCTCTCGCGGCTCAAGGGCGGGCAGTTGGCGCGATGGGCCGCCCCGGCCACAGTGGTCAGCCTTATCCTGTCCGACGTGGTGGGCGACCCCCTGGACGTGATTGCCTCCGGCCCCACCGTGCCCGACCCCACTACTTTTGCCGACGCCTGGACTGTGTTGACGCGCTATCGGGTAGAGAACGACATCCCGGCGGCCATCGGGCGCCATCTTACCGCCGGACTTAGCGGCCAACTGGCCGACACCCCCAAACCCGGCGCTCCCGTTTTTGACCGGGTGCAAAACATTATTGTGGGCAGCAACCGGCTGGCGGCCCGCGCTGCGGCTGACACTGCCGAAAAGCTGGGCTTTGACCTGGTATTGCTGACAACGTTTAGCGAGGGTGAAGCGCGGGAGGTAGGGCGAGTGGTGGCGGGCCTGGCCAAAGGTTTGGCTCGCGGCGAAACCATGCATCCGGCAGGCAGGCCAATTGCTAAACCCGCCTGTTTGATTTTGGGAGGAGAAACAACGGTAACGTTACGGGGCAACGGCCAGGGAGGGCGCAATCAAGAAATGGCCCTGGCTGCGGCCCTGGCTCTGACCGGTTGGGACAACGTCCTTATTGCTTGCCTGGCCACCGACGGCACCGACGGCCCCACCGACGCGGCCGGCGCTTTTGCCGATGGCACAACCGTGGCCCGCGCCGCCGCCTTGGGCCTGGACGCCGCAGATTTCCTGGCTCGCAACGACGCCTATCACTTTTTTGAACCGTTGGGCGATTTGATTATGACCGGGCCGACCCGGACGAATGTGAATGATTTGACGTTGATTTTAGTCGGCCGTAAGGAGAACTCAAATGAAAGCGATGATTTTGAACGAATTGGGCAACCTGGCCGAAAACAACTCGCCCCTTGA